GCTGCACGAGGAGATCGCGCGCGTGATCCGCTCGCGCGTGGTGAACCCGAAGTGGATCGACGGCGTGAAGCGTCACGGCTACAAGGGCGCGGCGGAAATGGCGGCGACGGTCGATTATCTGTTCGGCTATGACGCGACCGCGCGCGTGGTGGGCGATCATCAGTACGCGCTCGTCGCGAACGCCTATGTGCACGACGACGACACGCGCGCCTTCATGCAGCGCCACAATCCGCACGCGCTGCATGCCGTGTGCGAGCGTCTGCTCGAAGCAATCCAGCGCGGTCTCTGGCAGGAGCCGGGCGAGCATCGCGCGCAACTCGAACACCGTCTGCTCGAAGCCGGGCAGCATCTGGAAGGATCAGGACCATGAGCGCTGCGGCCACGCGTCCCGCGTTTCCCTTTACCGCGCTGGTTGGCCAGGCGCCGTTGCAGCGCGCGCTGCTGCTCGCGGCCATCGACCCCGCAATCGGCGGCGTGCTCGTGAGCGGGCCGCGCGGCACCGCGAAATCCACGGCGGCGCGCGCGCTTGCGGCGCTGCTGCCGGAAGGCGCGTTCGTCACGCTGCCGCTTGGCGCGAGCGAGGACAAGCTGATCGGCACGCTCGACCTGGAAGCGGCGTTGCGCGAGAGCGCGGTGCGCTTCGCGCCTGGGCTGCTCGCGCGCGCCCACGGCGGCGTGCTCTACGTGGACGAGGTGAACCTGCTGCCCGATGCGCTCGTCGACGTGCTGCTCGACGCGGCGGCGAGCGGCGTGAACACCGTGGAGCGCGATGGCGTCTCGCACTCGCACGACGCGCACTTCGTGCTGGTGGGGACGATGAATCCCGAAGAGGGGGAGTTGCGTCCGCAACTGCTCGACCGTTTTGGCTTGATGGTCGAACTCGGCACGCCTTATGACGCGGCGCTGCGGCAACGCATCGTCAAGGCGCGTCTTGCGTTCGACGCCGATCCGCGCGCGTTTTGCGCGGCGCGTGAAGCCGATCAGCGCGCGCTCGCGCAGCGCATCGCGGCGGCACGCGACGCGCTCGGCAAGCTCGCGTGGAGCGATGCCGTGCATGAGCGCGCGGCGCAACGTTGCGTTGAGGCGGCGGTTGACGGCTTGCGCGCCGACCTTGTGATGCTGCGTGCAGCGCGCGCGCTCGCCGCGTTCGAAGGCGCGGATGCCGTGACGCCGGAACACGTCGATGAGGTCGCGGATTGCGTGCTCGCGCATCGGCGGCACGCCATGCCGCAGCGCTCCGATGCGCCGTCTGCCACCGAGCCGCAGCCGCCCCTCTCCACTTCCGCACCCAGGCGAGAAGACAAGCACACCGAAACAACGCCGGATGCCGATTGGGGTGAATTGCCGCCCGAGCCCGTCGCCGCGAAGGCGGTAAAGGGCGTGATTCCGCTGCCCGCAAAAAAACGCTGACCCGTCGAGCACAGGCCGCCGCCTTCGCACAGGGCGGCGCTCGACGGCGAGAAGGCCCGGGGCGCGGTCCCGCGCAAGTCGTGAGGCAGGGTGAGCGCATCGCCTGGCCGCCCACGCTCGCGGCCAAACGCGCAGGATCGTTGCAAGCGCAACATTTCCGCTTCACCAAACGCAAGACGGGTTCCGGCGCGCTCCATTGCTTTGTGCTGGACTGCTCGGCCTCCATGCTTGCGCGCGGTCAGCTTGCGCTCGCCAAGGGGTTGTTGATCGCGCTGTTCGACCGCGCTCGCGCCGAACGGGTGGAAGTGGCGCTGATCGCCTTCGGCGGCGCGGGTGCCGAACTGCGTTTCGGGCCCGCGGTGCCGCGCTGGTGGAACGAGCGCTGGATCGAGCCTATCGGCGGGGGTGGCGGCACGCCGCTCGAAGCGGGCATTGGCCGAGCGGCGCGAGTGCTGGAGACGGCCGCGCGCCGCGACCCGGCGCGCGCGCGCCATCTCTGGCTCTTCAGCGACGGCCGCACGACGCAGTGGCCTGCACGTCCGAATTCCGCCGATCACGTCACGGTGATCGATTGCGAACTTGGCGCGCTGCGTGTGGGGCGCTGCGAGGCGCTCGCGCAGGCATGGGCCGGCGAGTGCGTGGACGCTCAGGCGCTGCTCGCGTGAGCCGCCGCTAGCGCATGCTGCTGGTCCAGGACAGCACGTCGTCCTGACGTTCGAACACGTAGACTTTCATCGCCATCTGCTCGGCGGGCGTGAGTCGGTCGAGTTCGAGACCGAGCGTCGCTTGCGCGGGGTTGCCCGTTTCCGTTTGCACGTTGCGGATGACTGCGGTGGTTTCGATCGCTGTAGCGTTGTCGCCCGAACGTAGCTGGAATGACACGCGCAGCCGCTCGCCAACCTTGCCAAGCGCCCACGCCGCGCTCACCGAAAGCCCGAGCGCGCTGATGCCGCGTGCGAGCGCCACGCCGTCATAACCCGCGCCTTCCTCGCCAATGCCATAGCGCACGGGAAATTGCGCGCGCACGCGAATCGAGCGGCGCTCGCGCAGGCGGCGGATGTTGGCGGGCTGCGAAACCACGACGTAGTCGAGCGGCGCGTGGCTGAGCGCATGCACGGTGCATACGAAGCGATAGACGGCCTGGCTCGCGATCGCGACGATCTCCACGTTTTCGCCCGGCGTGATGGCGATGGGGCGGCCATCGACATAGGGAGTCGTCACGAAGAGCGCTTCGTTCGGCGCGAAGCCGATCAGGCGGCACGGGTGCATGGGCGCGCCGCTCGCGCCAATTTCCGGGCGCAGGCCCATCAGCGCGCCGATGTTCAGGTGCATGTCGCGCGTGGTGGCGGCCGCCTCGCCGGCATCTGCCGTAGCCGCTGCGCTCTGCGGTGCGACTTCGGGCCTCTCTACGTCGCCGCGATGCGGTGCGAAGTGCTGGAACAGAAAGTCTCGCTCCGCTTCGCCCACCAGCACCGAGCCGGCGTCGAGCAGCAGCGCGCCGTCGCGATCGACGACGGGCCAGGCGAGCGGCTCGCCTACCGGCATGGCGTCCGGCGTGAGCGGGGCGGCTTCGGCTTGAGCTTCAGTGATCGGATTGGTCATCGGCGCAGGCTGGTCGTTGAGCGGTTCGCGTCGCGAATCGGCTTCGCGGGTTCAACTGGTTTACGGCGCTTGGGCAGGGAAATTGAGTGCGTGCCGGGATTCGAAGGCGATTTCGGCAGCGGCAGTATGATGAATCCTGAATGCAATCTGTAATCGGCCGGCACGCGTAGCAAGCCTAGCGAGCGGAGCAAGAGAAAACGCCTCATGAAGCTCTGGAAACGATGTTTGCGAATCCCCGGTCAATGGCATCGGGCGCTCATGCAGTGGGTCGGGAGCCATCCATTCATTGTCGGCACGATGGGTTCGCTCGTCGGCGCGGCCATCGTGGCCATCGTGCTGCTGGGGTTGATGCAGCAGCGCTCGCAGGCCATCGCCAGCGCGCAGCACAATTCGGCCGCACTCGTCTCGTTGATGTCGAATGACCTGGAGGCGAATTACGGCATCTACGACCTGTTGCTGCTCGATGCGGCCGATAGCGCCCGCGACCCGCGCACGCAAAGCCTGCCGCCCGACATCCGCCGCAAGCTGCTGTTCGGCCGCGTGGCGGCCGGCGCCTATCTCGACGACGCGTTCTACGTCGACGCGAGCGGCCACATCGTCGAATCGCAGGACGGTCGAACGCATCCGGGCATCAATCTCGCAGACCGGGACTATTTCACTATGCAGCACGACCGCTCGGTCGGCATGTATATTTCGGACCCGATCCGCTCGCGTGCGCGCGAAGGCCACTATTCGATTGCGCTCTCGCGCCGCGTGACTGAGCACGATGGATCGTTTGGCGGCATCGTGTTGCTCACGCTGCGGCTCGCGTACTTTCAGCAACTGTTCGATCGGATCGACGTCGACCCCAAGGGCAGCGCGTTCATCATGCTGGACGACGGGACCATGCTCGCGCACCGCCCCTATTCGGACTACGAAGTGGGCGCGCAAATCGGCCGACTCGATTACATCCAGCCGATGCTGAAAACGAGTGACGGCTCGTTCATCGCCGCGGGCGAGGACGACAAGGTCGAGCGCATCTATACGTTCAAGCGCGTTCCGCACACGTCGCTCATCGCGGTCGTCGCGCCTTCCGTGGACGGCGCGCTCGACGCATGGCACGAACGCCTGCGTATCTATGCGCCGATGGCGTTGATCTTCGGTGCGCTCATCGCCGCCTCGTCGTGGCTGCTCGCGCTTTCGATGCGCGCGCGGCTGGCCACGCAAAAGGAATTCGAACGTCTCGCGGTCACCGACGCGCTCACGAGCCTATACAACCGGCGCGCACTCGACCTGCGCATCGAATCCGAATGGCAGCATGCGAGACGCGCGGGCGAGCCGCTTTCGGTGCTCTTCGTCGACATCGACAAGTTCAAGCTGTTCAACGACTTCTACGGGCACGCCCAGGGCGATAAAGTGCTCGCCGCCGTAGCAAGAGCGATACGCGAGGCCTGCCGCCGCGGGACGGACATGGTTGCGCGCTACGGCGGCGAGGAATTCGCCGTGGTTCTGCCGGCCACGACTTTCGATGGCGCCGTGACAATCGCGGAAGGGGTGCGCCAGCAAGTGGCGGCGCTGGGAATCGTGCACGAGCACAGCGAACACGGCACGTTGACCGTGAGCATTGGCTGCGCCACCTGCGTGCCGCGCGAGCGCACGGGCGCGCAGGCGCTGCTGCGCGCCGCCGACGCGCAGCTTTACGCGGCGAAGCAGGCGGGGCGCAACCAGGTGAAGGCGCGCGAATTCGAGGGCGCGCCACCCGACCCGCGCGACTCGCTACCCACCTTGAAGGCGGGAGCGTGATTGTCTATTCGGCATCCTCACGATACCAGCGCGGCGTATAAATCCACTCGCCGCCGTCGGCGCGAGCGAACCCGCGCGTAGCCGACGACCCGACGATCACCATCGTGCGCATATCGACGTCGGCCGAGCGCAGCTCGCCTAGCGTCGTGGCGCGCAGTGTCTCGCCGGGGCGGCCCACGTCGCGGCCCAGCACCACGCGCGTGTGCGGCGCGCGCACGCTGCGCACGATGTCGAGGGCGCGATCGAGCTGCCAGGGCCGCGCGCGCGAGATCGGGTTGTAGAACGCCATCACGAGATCGGCCTGTGCCGCATGCAGCAGGCGGTTTTCGATCACCGTCCAGGGCTTCAGGTTGTCGGAAAGCGAAAGCATGCAGAAGTCGTGGCCGAGCGGGGCGCCGACCTGCGCCGCCGTGGCGAGCGCGGCGGAAACGCCTGGCACGATCGACAGTTCGACGGCATGCCAGAGCGGGTCGTCGGCGCCTTCGAGCGCTTCGAGCACGGCGGCCGCCATCGCGAACACACCGGGGTCGCCCGACGAGACCACGGCGACGCGCCGCCCTTCGCTCGCCATCTCGAACGCGTGGCGGGCGCGCTGCAGTTCTTCGCGGTTGTCGGTGGCGTGGCGCTGCTGGTCTGCGCGAAACGGTCCCGCCATCTCCACGTAGGTTGCGTAGCCGACGATATCGGTCGCGTCATCCAGCGCGGCGCGCGCGGCGGGCGTAAGCAGATCGGCGCGGCCGGGGCCAAGGCCGAGCACCGTGAGTTTGCCGCGCGCGCGGCCCAACGCGAGCGGGTCGAGCGGCGCGGCGGCGCAGGCGAGCGCGATGCCGTCTTCGTTCGGCGCATGGCGCTCGACGTCCGCGCCAACGTTGAGCGCGGCGAGCGTGGCTTGCGGCGTGGACTCCGCGCTATCGACGAAGCGCAGCGGTACGCCGAGTTCCGTTGCCGCCTGCGCGAGCGATGCATCGCACATGTGCGCGGAAGGGGCGGCAAGCGCCGCGAGTGCGAGCGGCGCGAGGCTGTGTGCATGCAGCGCGCGGCGGACGCTTTCAGCAAGCGCCTGATGCGGCGTGCCCACGGCCGCGACAACGCTGCGCGGATGAATCACAAGATCGTCGGGGCTGCCGTTCCAGGCGTGCGCGCTCACGCGTATGGCATGACTCGCCGCTGCGTCGCGCGGCAGATCGACGTTCGCGAGCCACGGCGCGTGGCCATCCACGCGTGTCGTTGCGCCCGCAAGCAGATCGGAGACGAAACGCTTGCCTTGCGCGAGGCTCGCGAGCGCATAGCCCGCGGGCGGATTGAGCAGACAGGTGCCGAAGCGCAATTCGCCGCTCGTGGTGATGGCGGGCGCAACCGCGAGCGCGGCGCCGATTTCGCGCGCCATGACGTTGACGCCGGTGAGTCCGCCAAGCAGCGGCACGACGGCGCTGCCGTCCTCGGCGAGTGCGAGCACCGGCGGTTCCGCGCCCTTGTTGGCAAGCAGGGGCGCGAGGCACCGGATCACGATGCCCGCCGCGCACAGCGCGACGATGGGCATACCGCGCGTATAGCATTCGCGCAAATGCGCACCAAGCTCGTTGAACGCGACATCGCCTTCTACGCGGCCTTGCAGCGCATGGATCTGCGCGCCCGTGTAAAGCGCCTGCACGCGCCGCGCGGTGGCAAGCGCGCCGGGCCCGAGAATGACGATGGCGGGCGGTGTCACGACTGCCATTTCACCCCCGGCACGACGAGCAGCGAGAAGTAGGGCGAAGCCATCGGATCGACGTCGTCGAGCGGGACGATGCGCTGGTTCGCCATCGTCGCGCGCTCGACGTACAGCGCGCGATGCGCGAGACCCAGTTCGCCCAGCACGCGGCGCACCTTGTCGAAGTTGCGACCCAGTTTCATGATGACGGCGGCGTCCGCGTCGGCCAGACGGCGGCGCAATTCGTCCTCGGGCAGCACGCCCGAAAGCACGGCGAGGCTCTGGTTGCGATAGACGAGCGGCACGC
The nucleotide sequence above comes from Paraburkholderia flagellata. Encoded proteins:
- a CDS encoding flagellar brake protein codes for the protein MTNPITEAQAEAAPLTPDAMPVGEPLAWPVVDRDGALLLDAGSVLVGEAERDFLFQHFAPHRGDVERPEVAPQSAAATADAGEAAATTRDMHLNIGALMGLRPEIGASGAPMHPCRLIGFAPNEALFVTTPYVDGRPIAITPGENVEIVAIASQAVYRFVCTVHALSHAPLDYVVVSQPANIRRLRERRSIRVRAQFPVRYGIGEEGAGYDGVALARGISALGLSVSAAWALGKVGERLRVSFQLRSGDNATAIETTAVIRNVQTETGNPAQATLGLELDRLTPAEQMAMKVYVFERQDDVLSWTSSMR
- the cobJ gene encoding precorrin-3B C(17)-methyltransferase, which gives rise to MAVVTPPAIVILGPGALATARRVQALYTGAQIHALQGRVEGDVAFNELGAHLRECYTRGMPIVALCAAGIVIRCLAPLLANKGAEPPVLALAEDGSAVVPLLGGLTGVNVMAREIGAALAVAPAITTSGELRFGTCLLNPPAGYALASLAQGKRFVSDLLAGATTRVDGHAPWLANVDLPRDAAASHAIRVSAHAWNGSPDDLVIHPRSVVAAVGTPHQALAESVRRALHAHSLAPLALAALAAPSAHMCDASLAQAATELGVPLRFVDSAESTPQATLAALNVGADVERHAPNEDGIALACAAAPLDPLALGRARGKLTVLGLGPGRADLLTPAARAALDDATDIVGYATYVEMAGPFRADQQRHATDNREELQRARHAFEMASEGRRVAVVSSGDPGVFAMAAAVLEALEGADDPLWHAVELSIVPGVSAALATAAQVGAPLGHDFCMLSLSDNLKPWTVIENRLLHAAQADLVMAFYNPISRARPWQLDRALDIVRSVRAPHTRVVLGRDVGRPGETLRATTLGELRSADVDMRTMVIVGSSATRGFARADGGEWIYTPRWYREDAE
- a CDS encoding vWA domain-containing protein; the protein is MRQGERIAWPPTLAAKRAGSLQAQHFRFTKRKTGSGALHCFVLDCSASMLARGQLALAKGLLIALFDRARAERVEVALIAFGGAGAELRFGPAVPRWWNERWIEPIGGGGGTPLEAGIGRAARVLETAARRDPARARHLWLFSDGRTTQWPARPNSADHVTVIDCELGALRVGRCEALAQAWAGECVDAQALLA
- a CDS encoding ATP-binding protein; the encoded protein is MSAAATRPAFPFTALVGQAPLQRALLLAAIDPAIGGVLVSGPRGTAKSTAARALAALLPEGAFVTLPLGASEDKLIGTLDLEAALRESAVRFAPGLLARAHGGVLYVDEVNLLPDALVDVLLDAAASGVNTVERDGVSHSHDAHFVLVGTMNPEEGELRPQLLDRFGLMVELGTPYDAALRQRIVKARLAFDADPRAFCAAREADQRALAQRIAAARDALGKLAWSDAVHERAAQRCVEAAVDGLRADLVMLRAARALAAFEGADAVTPEHVDEVADCVLAHRRHAMPQRSDAPSATEPQPPLSTSAPRREDKHTETTPDADWGELPPEPVAAKAVKGVIPLPAKKR
- a CDS encoding sensor domain-containing diguanylate cyclase: MRIPGQWHRALMQWVGSHPFIVGTMGSLVGAAIVAIVLLGLMQQRSQAIASAQHNSAALVSLMSNDLEANYGIYDLLLLDAADSARDPRTQSLPPDIRRKLLFGRVAAGAYLDDAFYVDASGHIVESQDGRTHPGINLADRDYFTMQHDRSVGMYISDPIRSRAREGHYSIALSRRVTEHDGSFGGIVLLTLRLAYFQQLFDRIDVDPKGSAFIMLDDGTMLAHRPYSDYEVGAQIGRLDYIQPMLKTSDGSFIAAGEDDKVERIYTFKRVPHTSLIAVVAPSVDGALDAWHERLRIYAPMALIFGALIAASSWLLALSMRARLATQKEFERLAVTDALTSLYNRRALDLRIESEWQHARRAGEPLSVLFVDIDKFKLFNDFYGHAQGDKVLAAVARAIREACRRGTDMVARYGGEEFAVVLPATTFDGAVTIAEGVRQQVAALGIVHEHSEHGTLTVSIGCATCVPRERTGAQALLRAADAQLYAAKQAGRNQVKAREFEGAPPDPRDSLPTLKAGA